In one Trichlorobacter lovleyi SZ genomic region, the following are encoded:
- a CDS encoding DUF4388 domain-containing protein codes for MSGIAQQAAGFDGEVSGMSLTDLLQIKAMGRFSGRIVVEQGGQSGHLFFRDGDLVHAQLDHFEGKDAFARILAWGGGTFRAEPKVSTTRQTINESFQYLLLDALRLQDEIAAGMEQHAPASGTVQSQKGGGMKERLSGIAGLQDVALTDRGGTLLQSVGSNAEALAAQGMYLVATSNQIADELGLGSFKGAVVQGASGHIVTLEGAKNYLFVGVQGDAKPAAVEAEVRRALSSQG; via the coding sequence ATGAGTGGTATAGCTCAGCAGGCAGCAGGATTTGATGGCGAAGTGTCAGGTATGAGCCTGACAGACCTGTTGCAGATTAAGGCGATGGGACGTTTCAGTGGCAGGATTGTGGTGGAGCAGGGGGGGCAATCCGGTCATCTCTTCTTCCGTGACGGCGATCTGGTCCATGCCCAGCTTGACCACTTTGAGGGTAAAGATGCTTTTGCGCGTATTCTGGCCTGGGGCGGCGGCACGTTTCGTGCCGAACCCAAGGTAAGCACCACCAGGCAGACAATCAACGAGAGTTTTCAGTATCTTTTGCTGGATGCCCTGCGTCTGCAGGATGAGATTGCGGCAGGTATGGAGCAGCACGCTCCAGCATCAGGCACAGTACAGTCGCAAAAGGGGGGAGGCATGAAGGAACGATTGTCCGGTATTGCAGGTTTGCAAGACGTTGCCTTGACTGATCGGGGCGGCACGCTGCTCCAGTCTGTTGGCAGCAATGCCGAGGCCCTTGCTGCCCAGGGGATGTACCTGGTTGCGACATCCAATCAAATCGCCGATGAGCTGGGGCTTGGCAGCTTCAAAGGGGCGGTGGTTCAAGGGGCATCCGGCCATATTGTTACACTTGAAGGAGCCAAAAACTATCTGTTTGTCGGTGTGCAGGGGGATGCAAAGCCCGCTGCGGTTGAGGCTGAAGTCCGTCGCGCCTTGTCAAGTCAGGGCTAG
- the rnhA gene encoding ribonuclease HI, with amino-acid sequence MTEVEIFCDGACSGNPGPGGYGTILRCRGKEKELSGAATETTNNRMELTAALEGLRQLTRSCRVTITTDSQYLVKGMTEWLPGWQRNGWKNSKKEPVLNRDLWEALVEASKPHQVAWQWVRGHAGHAENERCDTLAREAISAMQVRN; translated from the coding sequence TTGACTGAGGTGGAGATCTTCTGTGACGGCGCCTGCAGCGGTAATCCGGGTCCCGGCGGTTACGGCACTATTTTGCGTTGCCGCGGCAAGGAAAAGGAGCTGTCCGGTGCTGCGACCGAGACCACCAATAACCGTATGGAGCTGACAGCCGCCCTGGAGGGGTTGCGGCAGCTGACCCGCTCCTGTCGGGTAACGATAACGACGGATTCCCAGTATCTGGTCAAGGGAATGACGGAGTGGCTGCCGGGCTGGCAACGCAACGGCTGGAAAAACAGCAAGAAAGAACCGGTACTTAACCGCGATCTCTGGGAGGCGCTGGTTGAGGCATCCAAACCGCATCAGGTTGCCTGGCAATGGGTGCGTGGCCATGCCGGCCATGCCGAGAACGAACGTTGCGATACCCTGGCCCGGGAAGCGATCAGTGCCATGCAGGTCCGGAATTGA
- a CDS encoding EAL domain-containing protein: MIPMHRMMLTVCSVVLLLMTLPLFAGAAPVVRVGYEQNHPMAGTADNGKAQGIMIDIVEEIARQEGWTLHYAPCIWSKCLEDLENAKIDLLVGIAYTPERAQKFSYNQHTVISNWGLLYSRPGQRIESYTDLNGKRIAVVKNDVYCNTFIRMLQQFNIRCDLVYADNFKDIFDMIDWGEVDAGVANRFFSLLNERSFKIRATPIIFSPVSVQVAAPKGRNQDVLSAFDRHLEAMKKDRDSVYHQSLKRWLGIEGAGYLMPRWIWWTLGGVAGGALLLGIFALLLRREVRRKTADLNHEVEERRKLFAAVEQSANSVVITDTEGVIEYVNPHFCMVTGYRSEEVIGQKPSLLKSGHQSAELYADLWKTISAGREWRGEFRNKRKNGSLYWDLCSIAPIRNEAGEITNFVAIKEDITSRKAQEEILTWQAGHDTLTGLYNRYFLENHLTAEIKRMDRQHQTLSLLLIDIDNLKFVNDTFGHDFGDRLLVQIAERLKQAACPLSIVGRFLGNEFALVPPLAEGREHAVTLVNRIKQQMSELFVMDGAEVVITVSIGVVVFPDDGEDADTLLRNAEAAMYEAKRQGRNTIVWYTTDFHKRAQYRLMLAARLHRAFENSDFTLQYQPQISTQDNTVIGVEALLRWTPADLPPVSPMEFIPILEETGLIVPVGTWVLYQACHQAAAWQRAGLPRMRLSVNISAVQFQRGDLGETVRMVLAETGLDPALLCLELTESMLMIDTAQSQQKLQELRDLGVRLALDDFGTGYSSLAYLSRLPVQELKVDQSFVRRLHDTPSDTAVVNTVIAMAQELGLTLIAEGVESEEQKSHLIGRGCTIIQGFLFCRPLPPDQLALFVGQEGHDEPQA, encoded by the coding sequence ATGATACCTATGCATCGTATGATGCTGACTGTCTGTTCAGTTGTACTGCTGCTGATGACCCTGCCGCTCTTTGCCGGGGCTGCTCCGGTCGTGCGGGTCGGTTATGAACAGAATCACCCCATGGCCGGCACCGCAGACAATGGCAAGGCCCAGGGGATCATGATTGATATTGTGGAGGAAATTGCCCGCCAAGAAGGCTGGACCCTTCACTATGCCCCCTGCATCTGGAGTAAATGTCTCGAAGATCTTGAGAATGCCAAGATCGATCTGCTGGTGGGTATCGCCTATACTCCTGAAAGGGCTCAGAAATTCAGTTACAATCAGCACACCGTCATATCAAACTGGGGGTTGCTCTACAGCCGCCCAGGTCAAAGAATTGAGAGCTATACTGATCTGAACGGTAAAAGAATCGCCGTGGTAAAAAATGATGTCTACTGCAATACCTTCATCAGGATGTTGCAGCAGTTCAATATCCGCTGCGATCTGGTCTATGCTGACAATTTCAAGGATATTTTCGACATGATTGACTGGGGAGAGGTGGATGCCGGGGTGGCAAACCGCTTCTTCTCGCTCTTGAATGAGCGCTCATTCAAGATAAGGGCCACCCCGATTATCTTCAGTCCGGTTTCTGTGCAGGTCGCCGCCCCGAAAGGCAGGAATCAGGATGTTCTGTCTGCCTTTGACCGTCATCTTGAGGCGATGAAGAAGGATCGTGATTCTGTTTATCACCAGTCCCTGAAGCGCTGGCTCGGGATCGAGGGTGCCGGCTATCTCATGCCGCGCTGGATCTGGTGGACGCTGGGCGGTGTGGCGGGTGGCGCGCTGCTTTTGGGGATTTTTGCCCTGCTACTGCGCCGTGAAGTGCGCCGCAAGACTGCCGATCTGAATCATGAAGTTGAGGAGCGGCGTAAATTGTTTGCGGCTGTTGAGCAGAGTGCCAACTCGGTTGTCATCACGGATACAGAAGGTGTTATAGAGTATGTGAACCCCCACTTCTGTATGGTCACCGGCTATCGCAGCGAAGAAGTGATCGGACAAAAGCCCAGCCTGCTCAAGTCAGGGCATCAATCTGCCGAGCTCTATGCCGATCTCTGGAAAACCATCAGTGCCGGCCGGGAATGGCGCGGTGAATTCCGCAACAAGCGTAAGAATGGTTCTTTGTACTGGGATCTGTGCAGTATCGCGCCGATCAGGAATGAGGCTGGTGAAATCACCAATTTTGTTGCCATCAAGGAGGATATTACCAGCCGCAAGGCCCAGGAAGAGATCCTGACCTGGCAAGCCGGCCACGATACCCTGACAGGCCTGTATAACCGCTATTTTCTGGAGAACCACCTTACGGCAGAAATCAAGCGGATGGACCGGCAGCACCAGACCCTCTCACTGCTGCTGATCGATATTGATAACCTTAAATTTGTTAACGACACCTTCGGTCATGACTTTGGAGACCGCCTCCTGGTTCAGATCGCCGAGCGCCTCAAGCAGGCTGCTTGTCCCCTCTCCATTGTCGGGCGCTTTCTGGGTAACGAGTTCGCCTTGGTTCCCCCGCTTGCTGAAGGGCGTGAGCATGCGGTAACACTGGTCAACCGGATAAAGCAGCAGATGTCCGAGCTGTTTGTTATGGACGGGGCCGAGGTGGTGATTACCGTCAGTATCGGTGTGGTTGTCTTTCCGGATGACGGAGAAGATGCCGACACCCTGCTGCGTAATGCCGAGGCAGCCATGTATGAGGCCAAGCGGCAGGGACGAAACACGATTGTCTGGTATACGACCGACTTCCATAAGCGTGCACAGTATCGCCTGATGTTGGCTGCCAGGTTGCACCGGGCCTTTGAAAACAGCGACTTTACCCTGCAGTATCAACCCCAGATCAGCACGCAGGACAACACGGTGATCGGTGTTGAGGCGTTGCTGCGCTGGACGCCTGCTGATCTGCCCCCGGTCTCACCAATGGAATTTATTCCTATTCTCGAAGAAACCGGCCTGATTGTTCCGGTGGGCACCTGGGTGCTGTATCAGGCCTGTCATCAGGCCGCTGCCTGGCAGCGGGCCGGACTGCCTCGCATGCGGTTGTCGGTCAATATCTCGGCGGTTCAGTTCCAGCGGGGTGACCTGGGAGAGACGGTGCGTATGGTCCTGGCAGAAACAGGTCTTGATCCGGCGCTGCTCTGTCTGGAGCTGACCGAAAGCATGCTGATGATTGATACGGCTCAGTCCCAGCAGAAGCTGCAGGAATTGCGTGATCTGGGGGTTCGTCTCGCGCTGGACGACTTTGGTACCGGCTATTCGTCGCTGGCCTATCTCTCGCGCCTGCCGGTTCAGGAACTCAAGGTTGATCAGTCTTTTGTCCGCCGGCTGCATGACACACCGTCCGATACGGCGGTGGTCAATACCGTCATCGCCATGGCTCAGGAACTGGGGCTGACGCTGATTGCAGAAGGGGTGGAAAGTGAAGAACAGAAATCCCACCTGATCGGTCGCGGTTGTACCATTATACAGGGCTTTTTATTCTGCAGGCCACTGCCGCCGGATCAGCTTGCCCTGTTTGTCGGCCAAGAGGGGCATGATGAGCCGCAAGCGTGA
- a CDS encoding roadblock/LC7 domain-containing protein, whose product METVLRSVVTSPGVIGGMIADDAGQLLVRSMPDMYDSSQLARVGTLLMEQQFGLEEATGGVRQAEIRFELGKLIARSAGDRSLVLLCEPGVNLQMLSIALNVASKKLEKMPAQPVLQQPAASQPSQLTPPLQSGTGWTFMPLQVENGKMLLQVQIVDRTGGTFWSSMEEHVSVNRATCRSIWRHYSSRPSKKFSLTNPRNSLNSIISLDIIEDDKENLFDGRVLITLAAAEHLQVKDGDRVMVEVPKGTGLFGWEGI is encoded by the coding sequence ATGGAAACAGTTCTGCGGAGCGTGGTGACGTCGCCGGGTGTTATTGGCGGCATGATCGCAGATGATGCCGGTCAATTGCTTGTGCGTTCAATGCCTGATATGTACGACAGCAGCCAGTTGGCCAGGGTTGGTACCTTGCTGATGGAACAACAGTTCGGGCTTGAAGAGGCGACGGGAGGAGTCAGACAGGCTGAGATCCGTTTTGAACTGGGCAAACTGATTGCACGGTCGGCGGGTGATCGTTCACTGGTGTTGCTCTGCGAACCGGGGGTTAACCTGCAGATGCTCTCAATCGCCTTGAACGTGGCATCAAAAAAACTGGAGAAAATGCCGGCGCAACCAGTACTGCAGCAGCCTGCAGCCAGCCAGCCCAGTCAACTGACCCCGCCGTTGCAGTCCGGCACCGGCTGGACTTTCATGCCGCTGCAGGTTGAGAACGGCAAGATGTTGTTGCAGGTACAGATCGTGGATCGGACCGGAGGTACCTTCTGGTCTTCAATGGAGGAACATGTCTCTGTCAACCGGGCTACCTGTCGCAGCATCTGGCGTCACTACAGTTCCCGCCCTTCAAAGAAATTTTCTTTGACCAACCCCCGTAACAGCCTGAATTCAATCATCTCGTTGGATATTATTGAAGATGATAAGGAGAACCTTTTTGACGGCAGGGTGCTGATTACCCTAGCTGCGGCAGAGCACCTGCAGGTGAAGGACGGTGATCGAGTGATGGTCGAGGTGCCGAAAGGGACCGGGCTATTTGGGTGGGAAGGGATCTGA
- a CDS encoding bifunctional diguanylate cyclase/phosphodiesterase yields the protein MSFLHPSLRARMTLAVTGLILVLMLVTAIVTLTFFEREYERNMTAQQSDVVRYLAGDVDATLSNILEALFVNARSVPDSALTNPHAAQEYLASRTGLQRFFKNHLHLYGANGRLIGTSAQHHHATSESIAGQQYFKQTMQQAKPLISDPTSHGHTENQANIVFTAPVIRGNGQVVAVLTGSFNLYEKNPLSRYVSITLGKSGILRIISNSGQVLLHARNSRILQNASQGAGPLVEKALREGTATGRHIGMDNQVLIASMQRLNTVNWVLAASYPETDAYAPVRTARTWFIIATLLGMAVAVLLVLFMMRLLTRPLAQLASHVAELPEKRGAERFIHLPVNGEIGNLTGAFNSMVEEIDQSTQALRNSEQRYRIVTEFTNDFTYWRRPDGSFEFISPACLEVTGYSREELFAQPSLMEEMIHPGDREMFDRMAAESGEEINCNNEELEYRIITKGGNTRWVRHTCRPIVDENGVFLGRRGCRSDITEHKQLADQVSHMVLHDLLTGLPNRSLFADRLFLATAQRERGDHDLTVVLFFGIDRFKLINDTLGHETGDRLLIMVAERLRKLLHPNDTLCRFGGDVFAFILPGRESRHEAVTMSYRVLASLADPFNPSGQQVTLSGSIGIAISPQDGTDAETLQKNAETAMYDAKRSGKNSFRFYAREMNAQAAEMLRLDNSMPQGLVNGDFYLHYQPQLNLEDNSVVAVEALLRWRHPELGMIPPDRFIPLAEESGFIIKLGEWVLRTACAQCAAWQQDGPAPLRIAVNVSGCQFNEPDFVDMVSTALSSSGLSPEYLELELTESLLISNEQQALQKLQLLKSMGIYLAIDDFGTGYSSLAYLKHFPLDRLKIDKSFINDILTDPDDAAITEAIIAMGHSLKLKVIAEGVETREQLLFLEDRGCDEMQGYYLSKPLSEHDLKVFITARAADSAKETT from the coding sequence ATGAGCTTTCTGCACCCTTCATTACGGGCCAGAATGACCCTGGCAGTGACCGGCCTGATCCTGGTCCTGATGCTGGTAACGGCCATAGTCACGCTGACTTTTTTTGAGCGGGAATATGAGCGGAACATGACTGCGCAACAGTCTGATGTCGTTCGTTACCTTGCCGGAGATGTTGATGCCACATTAAGCAACATTCTGGAGGCGTTGTTCGTCAATGCTCGGTCGGTACCGGACAGCGCCTTGACCAACCCCCATGCGGCGCAAGAGTACCTTGCAAGCCGCACCGGACTGCAACGTTTTTTCAAGAATCACCTGCACCTGTATGGAGCGAACGGCCGCTTGATCGGCACGTCAGCTCAGCATCATCACGCCACCTCGGAATCAATTGCCGGCCAGCAGTACTTCAAACAGACCATGCAGCAGGCCAAACCGCTGATCAGTGATCCAACAAGCCATGGACACACTGAAAACCAGGCTAATATCGTCTTCACCGCACCTGTTATACGCGGAAACGGACAGGTTGTTGCCGTCTTGACCGGCAGCTTCAACCTGTACGAAAAGAACCCGCTTTCCCGTTATGTTTCGATAACTTTGGGGAAAAGCGGTATTTTGCGTATTATTTCAAACAGCGGCCAGGTTCTGCTCCACGCACGAAACAGCCGGATTCTTCAGAATGCCTCTCAAGGAGCCGGCCCGCTTGTTGAAAAGGCATTACGGGAAGGCACGGCAACCGGTCGCCACATCGGCATGGACAATCAGGTTCTGATCGCCTCCATGCAGCGCCTGAACACAGTCAACTGGGTGCTGGCTGCCAGTTATCCGGAGACGGACGCCTACGCTCCGGTCCGCACCGCACGGACCTGGTTCATTATTGCCACCCTGCTCGGCATGGCAGTGGCAGTACTGCTCGTACTGTTCATGATGCGCCTGCTGACCCGGCCGCTGGCCCAACTGGCCAGCCATGTGGCAGAGCTGCCGGAAAAACGGGGCGCTGAACGCTTCATCCACCTACCGGTCAATGGTGAGATCGGTAACCTGACCGGAGCCTTCAACAGCATGGTGGAAGAGATTGACCAAAGCACCCAGGCGTTGCGCAACAGTGAGCAGCGCTATCGAATTGTGACTGAGTTTACCAATGATTTCACCTACTGGCGACGGCCTGACGGCAGCTTTGAGTTTATTTCACCAGCCTGTCTCGAAGTAACCGGCTACAGTCGTGAAGAACTGTTTGCCCAGCCGTCCCTGATGGAAGAGATGATCCATCCCGGCGACCGTGAAATGTTTGACCGGATGGCGGCTGAAAGCGGGGAGGAGATCAACTGCAACAATGAAGAGCTGGAATACCGCATCATCACCAAAGGAGGCAATACCCGCTGGGTGCGCCACACCTGCCGCCCGATCGTTGATGAAAACGGTGTCTTTCTGGGACGCCGGGGCTGCCGCTCCGATATCACCGAGCACAAACAACTGGCTGACCAGGTCTCGCATATGGTGCTGCATGATCTGCTGACCGGACTGCCCAACCGCTCGCTGTTTGCTGACCGGCTGTTCCTTGCAACCGCCCAGAGAGAACGTGGCGATCACGATTTGACGGTGGTGTTGTTCTTCGGCATCGACCGTTTCAAACTGATTAATGATACCCTGGGGCATGAAACCGGTGACCGGCTCTTGATCATGGTTGCAGAACGGCTACGGAAGCTGTTGCATCCCAATGACACCCTTTGCCGTTTTGGCGGTGATGTCTTTGCCTTTATCCTGCCGGGCCGCGAAAGCCGCCATGAAGCGGTAACCATGTCGTACCGGGTTCTGGCCAGCCTGGCTGATCCCTTCAATCCGTCCGGTCAGCAAGTCACCTTGAGCGGCAGTATCGGTATTGCCATCTCCCCCCAGGATGGCACCGACGCGGAAACGCTGCAGAAAAATGCCGAAACCGCCATGTACGATGCCAAACGCAGCGGCAAAAACAGCTTCCGCTTCTATGCCCGCGAGATGAATGCCCAGGCAGCCGAAATGCTGCGTCTGGACAACAGCATGCCCCAGGGCCTTGTCAATGGCGACTTTTACCTCCACTACCAGCCGCAGCTGAACCTGGAAGACAACTCGGTCGTTGCAGTCGAAGCACTTTTACGCTGGCGCCACCCGGAACTGGGAATGATCCCTCCTGACCGCTTTATCCCCCTGGCAGAGGAAAGCGGTTTCATCATAAAGCTGGGCGAATGGGTGCTGCGTACTGCCTGTGCCCAGTGCGCGGCATGGCAACAGGATGGCCCGGCCCCTTTGCGGATTGCCGTCAACGTATCCGGTTGCCAGTTCAATGAACCTGATTTTGTTGACATGGTCTCCACCGCACTGAGCAGCAGTGGTCTTTCCCCGGAGTATCTTGAACTGGAACTGACTGAAAGTCTTTTGATTTCAAACGAGCAGCAGGCGCTACAAAAACTGCAATTGCTGAAAAGTATGGGGATCTATCTGGCCATTGACGACTTTGGCACCGGATACTCATCATTGGCCTATCTGAAACATTTCCCGCTGGATCGTCTCAAGATCGACAAATCATTTATTAACGATATTCTGACTGACCCTGATGATGCCGCCATTACCGAGGCGATCATCGCCATGGGACACTCGCTGAAGCTGAAGGTAATTGCAGAAGGGGTTGAAACGAGGGAGCAACTGCTCTTCCTTGAAGACAGGGGCTGTGATGAGATGCAGGGTTACTACCTGAGCAAGCCGCTGTCTGAGCATGACCTGAAGGTCTTCATTACCGCCCGGGCAGCGGACAGCGCGAAGGAGACAACATAA
- a CDS encoding methyl-accepting chemotaxis protein, whose protein sequence is MLSSFENLGIKTKLVIAFLVVAAFAGLLGVVSVVNIQKMKKADTFMYQEVAVPLAGLRDITQAFLLNRISTRALIGATDPDEREEIADSLQESLAALEAKTAAYVKKMDGVEEKAAFAEFKTSFDAYVPLLKQMIDLSMAGKSEEALQLAKGDAGRHANAMLRGLDKMATVSVKHAKETAANNAQLAKTALIFSLIMSIAAVAVALAIGIFVSGRISNPLQQLQKRFQQVAEGDLTVTVDAHCCDEMGNLARSFAAMVQQLRDLIAQVNATTGAVSSATRELQGTSTEIAGGAEVAAAQTISVATASEEMAATSHDIAHSCQIAVEGSQRANQAAQSGSDVVRQTVEGMRRIANRVQDTARTVDSLGARSDQIGAIVATIEDIADQTNLLALNAAIEAARAGEMGRGFAVVADEVRALAERTTKATREIGEMIKAIQSETRSAVNAMNEGVREVEAGTHDAERSGAALEQILAEIDAVADQVRQIATAAEEQSATTGEITDNIHRMTQIIQDTARGSHETADAASNLSGMAEGLHGAVSRFRLQ, encoded by the coding sequence ATGTTGAGTTCATTTGAAAATCTGGGGATCAAGACCAAGCTGGTGATTGCCTTTCTGGTGGTGGCCGCCTTTGCCGGCCTGCTGGGGGTGGTCAGTGTTGTCAATATCCAGAAGATGAAGAAGGCTGATACCTTCATGTATCAGGAAGTGGCGGTGCCGCTGGCCGGTCTGCGGGATATCACCCAGGCCTTTCTGCTGAACAGGATCAGTACCCGTGCCCTGATCGGCGCAACCGACCCAGATGAGCGGGAGGAAATTGCCGACAGCCTGCAGGAGAGTCTGGCTGCACTGGAGGCCAAGACCGCCGCCTATGTCAAAAAGATGGATGGTGTTGAAGAAAAAGCCGCCTTTGCAGAGTTCAAGACATCCTTTGATGCCTATGTACCACTTTTGAAGCAGATGATTGATCTTTCAATGGCTGGGAAAAGCGAAGAGGCATTGCAGCTTGCCAAGGGAGATGCCGGACGCCATGCAAACGCCATGTTGCGAGGGTTGGACAAGATGGCAACGGTCAGCGTGAAGCATGCCAAGGAAACCGCTGCCAACAACGCCCAGCTGGCCAAGACCGCCCTGATTTTTTCGCTGATCATGTCGATTGCGGCAGTGGCTGTGGCACTTGCCATCGGCATCTTTGTTTCCGGCCGGATCAGCAACCCGCTGCAGCAGTTGCAAAAACGTTTTCAGCAGGTGGCTGAGGGTGATCTGACCGTGACGGTTGATGCGCATTGCTGTGATGAGATGGGCAATCTTGCCCGGTCATTTGCAGCCATGGTACAGCAGTTGCGGGATCTGATCGCCCAGGTAAATGCAACCACCGGTGCCGTCTCTTCGGCAACCAGAGAGTTGCAGGGGACCTCGACAGAGATCGCCGGTGGGGCCGAAGTTGCAGCAGCACAGACGATCAGCGTTGCCACAGCCAGCGAAGAGATGGCGGCAACCAGTCATGATATTGCCCACAGCTGCCAGATTGCCGTTGAGGGTTCCCAGCGGGCTAATCAGGCTGCCCAGTCCGGATCCGATGTCGTACGTCAGACCGTTGAAGGGATGCGCAGGATCGCCAATCGCGTACAGGATACTGCCCGCACGGTTGATTCGCTCGGAGCCCGCTCCGACCAGATCGGCGCCATTGTTGCCACTATTGAGGATATTGCCGACCAGACCAATCTGCTGGCCCTGAACGCGGCTATTGAAGCGGCCCGTGCCGGTGAAATGGGGCGGGGCTTTGCTGTGGTTGCGGATGAAGTGCGTGCCCTGGCAGAGCGAACTACCAAGGCTACCCGTGAGATCGGCGAGATGATCAAGGCCATCCAGTCGGAAACCAGAAGTGCGGTGAATGCCATGAATGAAGGGGTTCGTGAAGTTGAGGCAGGGACCCATGATGCCGAACGCTCCGGTGCTGCCCTGGAGCAGATTCTGGCTGAGATCGATGCGGTTGCCGACCAGGTCAGGCAGATTGCCACCGCAGCAGAAGAACAGAGTGCCACCACCGGTGAGATTACCGACAATATTCACCGCATGACCCAGATTATTCAGGATACGGCCCGCGGCTCCCATGAGACTGCTGATGCTGCATCGAACCTTTCGGGGATGGCGGAAGGGCTGCATGGGGCGGTTTCCCGCTTCAGGCTGCAGTAA
- the gabD gene encoding NADP-dependent succinate-semialdehyde dehydrogenase encodes MLNLRDSSLLRQSCYLNGQWLAADSGKTIDVTNPATGEVLGTIPKMGTAETRRAIEAADAAWPAWRAKTAKERATILRRWFELMLENQEDLAVIMTAEQGKPLAESRGEISYAASFIEWFAEEGKRLYGDTIPAHAADKRIVVIKEPIGVCAAITPWNFPSAMITRKAGPALAAGCTMVVKPATATPFSALALAELGERAGIPAGVFSVITGSSSEIGTEMTSNPIIRKLTFTGSTEIGKQLTAQCAATMKKVSMELGGNAPFIVFDDADLDAAVEGAIASKYRNTGQTCVCTNRLLVQAGVYDLFAEKLATAVAKMRVGDGLKDDVQQGPLIDEASVQKVEEHIHDAVSKGARIALGGKRHELGGTFFQPTILCDVTPQMLVAREETFGPVAPIFKFTTDAEAIRMANDTEFGLASYFYTRDIGRVWRVAEALEYGMVGINTGLVSTEIAPFGGVKESGIGREGSRYGIEEFCEIKYLCMGGI; translated from the coding sequence ATGCTTAACCTTCGAGACTCCTCCCTTTTACGCCAATCCTGTTACCTTAACGGCCAGTGGCTTGCCGCAGACAGCGGCAAAACCATTGATGTCACCAACCCTGCCACCGGTGAAGTTCTGGGTACCATCCCCAAAATGGGTACTGCTGAAACCCGGCGTGCCATTGAAGCGGCCGATGCAGCCTGGCCGGCCTGGCGGGCAAAGACCGCCAAAGAGCGGGCAACCATCCTGCGGCGCTGGTTTGAGCTGATGCTTGAAAACCAGGAAGACTTGGCGGTTATCATGACTGCCGAGCAGGGCAAGCCACTGGCAGAGTCCCGTGGTGAGATCTCCTATGCCGCCTCCTTTATCGAGTGGTTTGCAGAAGAAGGCAAACGACTCTACGGTGACACCATCCCTGCCCATGCTGCTGACAAACGGATTGTGGTCATCAAAGAACCGATCGGTGTCTGTGCTGCCATCACCCCCTGGAACTTCCCTTCTGCCATGATTACCCGTAAAGCCGGCCCTGCCCTGGCTGCCGGTTGCACCATGGTGGTCAAACCTGCCACCGCCACCCCTTTCTCGGCACTGGCCCTGGCTGAACTGGGTGAACGGGCTGGCATCCCTGCCGGGGTGTTCAGCGTCATCACCGGTTCATCCAGTGAGATCGGCACTGAAATGACCTCCAACCCGATCATCCGTAAACTGACCTTTACCGGCTCCACCGAAATCGGCAAACAGCTGACCGCCCAGTGTGCTGCCACCATGAAGAAAGTCTCCATGGAACTGGGAGGCAATGCACCGTTTATTGTCTTTGATGATGCTGACCTTGATGCAGCCGTAGAAGGGGCCATCGCCTCCAAGTACCGCAACACCGGACAGACCTGTGTCTGCACCAACCGCCTGCTGGTACAGGCTGGTGTCTATGACCTGTTTGCAGAGAAACTGGCAACCGCAGTTGCCAAGATGCGGGTGGGTGATGGCCTCAAGGATGATGTCCAGCAGGGACCACTGATTGATGAGGCCTCAGTACAAAAAGTGGAAGAGCATATCCATGATGCTGTATCCAAAGGGGCCCGCATAGCATTAGGCGGCAAACGCCATGAACTGGGCGGCACCTTCTTCCAGCCCACCATCCTCTGTGATGTCACCCCCCAGATGCTGGTGGCACGGGAAGAGACCTTTGGGCCGGTGGCACCGATCTTCAAGTTCACCACTGATGCAGAAGCGATCCGGATGGCCAATGATACCGAATTCGGTCTGGCCTCCTACTTCTACACCCGTGACATCGGACGGGTCTGGCGGGTGGCAGAGGCACTGGAGTACGGCATGGTGGGAATCAACACCGGCCTGGTTTCCACCGAAATCGCCCCCTTTGGCGGCGTCAAAGAGTCAGGCATCGGCCGCGAAGGCTCCAGATACGGCATCGAGGAGTTCTGTGAAATAAAGTATCTCTGTATGGGCGGGATATAA